The Paenibacillus tianjinensis genome has a window encoding:
- a CDS encoding ABC transporter permease subunit encodes MRSHSMRSNSIRKFLYISPFMALLAVFSYYPLYGWVYAFFDYMPPIPLSKAPFVGFKWFHSLVENQVKVDQLVQVIKNTFGISGLSILFSWLPMIFAIFLTEIKAVRFRKFIQTVTTLPNFISWVLVYSLAFSMFSSEGVVNGFLTQMGLIDSPVLFLQSSDHVWISMWFWITWKSLGWSAILYIAAIMGIDESLYEAAYVDGATRMQVIRHVVLPSMLPTYFVLLMLQIASFLNNGLEQYFVFQNAFNKDTIQVLDLYVYNLAMGGGSYSVSVAISMLKSLISVALLFSVNGLSKLLRGEGIV; translated from the coding sequence ATGCGTAGTCACAGCATGAGAAGCAATTCTATACGAAAGTTTCTTTATATTTCGCCTTTTATGGCATTACTTGCTGTCTTTTCCTACTACCCCCTCTATGGATGGGTATATGCATTCTTTGACTATATGCCGCCGATACCGCTGTCAAAAGCACCATTTGTCGGTTTCAAATGGTTTCATTCCTTGGTAGAAAATCAGGTGAAAGTTGACCAGCTGGTGCAGGTCATCAAAAACACCTTCGGCATTAGCGGGCTGAGTATACTTTTCTCTTGGCTCCCCATGATCTTTGCCATTTTCCTGACAGAGATCAAAGCCGTCCGTTTCCGCAAATTTATCCAGACTGTAACCACTCTTCCAAACTTTATCAGTTGGGTACTGGTCTATTCCCTGGCTTTTTCCATGTTTTCAAGTGAAGGTGTCGTCAACGGCTTTTTGACCCAGATGGGGCTGATCGACTCCCCTGTACTCTTCCTTCAGAGCTCGGACCATGTCTGGATTTCGATGTGGTTCTGGATTACATGGAAATCACTAGGCTGGTCAGCCATACTGTATATCGCTGCCATTATGGGGATTGATGAATCTCTTTATGAAGCGGCTTATGTAGATGGTGCGACGAGAATGCAGGTCATCCGGCATGTGGTTTTGCCAAGTATGCTGCCGACTTATTTTGTGCTATTGATGCTCCAGATTGCCAGCTTCCTGAACAATGGGCTGGAGCAATATTTCGTTTTCCAGAATGCCTTCAATAAAGACACCATTCAGGTATTGGATTTATACGTGTACAACTTGGCTATGGGTGGCGGCAGCTATTCCGTTTCCGTTGCGATCAGTATGTTGAAAAGCCTGATTAGTGTTGCGCTTCTCTTTTCCGTAAACGGGCTGTCCAAATTATTAAGAGGAGAGGGCATCGTATGA